One genomic region from Leptolyngbyaceae cyanobacterium JSC-12 encodes:
- a CDS encoding hypothetical protein (IMG reference gene:2510095724) translates to MNALNRSTCRRLQKLKQIPSVWEGDRRRLITNTDSGDWMEMDSEIPPEGDCILWVDGTQGMVRAMDIVTVQTGPEAVVRTLLKAMEQPHNPSTPARPKKIVVRDRELQFFLRGVLQDLDITLEYVPELPLIDEIFRGLQDAIGNRPPNLPPKFAELLTKKAYEIWEDAPWQIFADHEIIAIELNQWDVGTLYASVMGMLGMEFGVLFYRSIDSLKQFRQRAISQESLEQMQEAFLGQDCLFLTFESDDEDEPGDRAIGLKFPPSSDQLEPVFGNLHPLEGLRSFLYEDEAASMLISLEALHRFLRQHRQKLQKDSFPALSSRYRIPLPGIDGEEPSQLSVKVSTMPDLATELLAMEGADDETEAFLPSVRNDLVPENSFLSLGMVPWDVLEMLRLGAEYYQPQSVTQAGDGLPVIMIQTSRPKAKALIQDLKDAGGLQAICFNPGEDPFGGDRYDIGLLQTGNGDLHLFGEFGEDDPTHVAARKKWEQRCKKTKGYCGLIIAKGLTGASRGNPQFKDMMAIFEARALSDKDLGLGTLRLSLAVDWM, encoded by the coding sequence ATGAATGCGCTTAATCGCTCTACCTGCCGTCGTCTGCAAAAACTGAAGCAGATTCCCAGTGTCTGGGAAGGCGATCGCCGTCGCTTAATTACCAACACGGATAGTGGCGACTGGATGGAAATGGACTCCGAAATTCCACCAGAGGGAGATTGCATTCTTTGGGTAGATGGTACCCAGGGAATGGTGCGAGCAATGGACATTGTGACAGTGCAAACGGGACCAGAAGCCGTGGTTCGCACCTTACTTAAGGCGATGGAACAACCCCATAATCCCAGTACTCCAGCCCGCCCTAAAAAGATAGTGGTGCGCGATCGCGAGTTGCAATTTTTTCTCCGAGGAGTCTTACAGGATCTGGACATTACTCTGGAATATGTGCCTGAGTTGCCTTTAATTGATGAAATTTTTCGAGGGCTACAAGATGCGATTGGCAATCGCCCACCCAACTTGCCACCCAAGTTTGCCGAGTTGCTAACCAAGAAGGCCTACGAAATTTGGGAGGATGCTCCCTGGCAGATCTTTGCCGATCACGAAATTATTGCCATTGAGCTAAACCAGTGGGACGTGGGAACCCTTTATGCCTCAGTCATGGGAATGCTGGGGATGGAATTTGGAGTATTATTCTATCGCTCGATTGATTCTCTCAAGCAGTTCCGGCAGCGGGCAATTTCGCAAGAATCCTTAGAGCAAATGCAGGAAGCTTTTCTAGGGCAAGATTGTTTGTTCCTGACATTTGAGAGCGACGACGAGGATGAACCTGGCGATCGCGCAATTGGATTAAAATTTCCCCCCTCTAGCGATCAACTCGAACCCGTGTTTGGCAATCTCCACCCGCTAGAAGGGTTGAGATCGTTTCTTTACGAAGACGAAGCTGCCAGTATGCTCATTAGCCTGGAGGCATTGCATCGCTTCCTGCGCCAACATCGTCAAAAACTGCAAAAGGATTCGTTCCCAGCCCTGAGTAGCCGCTACCGCATCCCATTGCCTGGCATAGATGGCGAAGAACCCTCTCAGCTATCGGTCAAAGTCTCCACCATGCCCGATTTGGCAACCGAACTATTAGCTATGGAAGGGGCAGATGATGAGACAGAGGCATTCCTTCCCTCAGTGCGTAATGATCTGGTACCTGAAAACTCCTTCTTAAGCCTGGGCATGGTTCCCTGGGATGTCCTGGAGATGCTACGGCTGGGGGCAGAATATTACCAACCGCAGTCAGTTACGCAGGCAGGGGATGGGCTTCCTGTGATCATGATTCAAACTTCTCGCCCCAAAGCCAAAGCGCTGATCCAGGACTTGAAGGATGCAGGCGGACTACAAGCAATTTGCTTCAATCCAGGCGAAGATCCATTCGGGGGCGATCGCTACGACATTGGACTGCTGCAAACAGGGAACGGAGATCTGCATTTATTTGGTGAATTCGGCGAAGACGACCCTACGCACGTTGCTGCTCGCAAAAAATGGGAACAGCGCTGCAAGAAAACCAAAGGTTATTGCGGTCTCATCATCGCCAAAGGGTTAACTGGTGCCTCCCGCGGAAACCCACAGTTCAAAGACATGATGGCAATTTTTGAAGCACGGGCCCTGTCCGACAAAGATTTGGGACTGGGAACCTTGCGACTTAGCCTTGCAGTTGACTGGATGTAA
- a CDS encoding glycerol dehydrogenase-like oxidoreductase (IMG reference gene:2510095728~PFAM: Iron-containing alcohol dehydrogenase) — protein MPTTVNSLPVLSVAPSQVVRGQGILAEAIAMIAQLGQRPFVVGGDTTLQRVQSQFQAAFQQHNLQSVQRSYLPDCSETSLATLRKAVQSHQADVVIGVGGGKALDTAKLLSYQCQLPVVTIPTSGATCAAWTALSNVYSNDGAFLYDVPLLHCPNLLILDYDLVATAPQRTLVAGIGDAIAKWYEASVSSGHTQHTLTIAAVQQARVLRDILFQKSVEALQKPGSNTWQEVVDATVLLAGVIGGLGGAQCRTVAAHAVHNGLTHLPASHGTLHGEKVAYGILVQLRLEELIQGNQLAATARQQLLKFYAEIGLPCSLHDLGLSQVSLADLEHAAAIACAEKSDIHYLPFPVNPTQLLAAMVSTTAPCQSVKRWGEEGMEHQESEVQA, from the coding sequence ATGCCAACGACTGTTAATTCGCTTCCTGTTCTAAGTGTTGCACCCTCTCAAGTAGTTCGAGGACAAGGAATCTTAGCAGAAGCTATCGCGATGATCGCACAATTGGGACAGCGTCCGTTTGTGGTTGGCGGAGATACCACACTGCAGCGCGTCCAGTCCCAGTTTCAAGCTGCCTTTCAGCAGCACAACTTGCAATCAGTTCAAAGGTCATATTTGCCCGATTGCAGCGAAACCAGTTTGGCAACCCTACGTAAGGCTGTTCAGTCTCATCAAGCAGATGTGGTGATTGGGGTTGGGGGTGGCAAAGCCCTTGACACTGCAAAGCTACTGTCCTATCAGTGTCAACTTCCCGTGGTTACCATTCCCACATCTGGTGCCACCTGTGCCGCCTGGACAGCGTTATCCAATGTTTATTCCAACGATGGGGCATTTTTGTATGATGTGCCCTTGTTACATTGTCCCAATTTGTTGATTCTGGATTACGACCTGGTCGCCACGGCTCCTCAACGAACGCTTGTTGCTGGGATTGGAGACGCGATCGCTAAGTGGTACGAAGCTTCGGTAAGTAGCGGACATACTCAACACACGTTAACGATTGCCGCTGTCCAACAAGCTAGAGTGTTGCGAGATATTCTATTTCAGAAATCAGTGGAAGCCTTGCAAAAGCCTGGTAGCAATACCTGGCAAGAAGTTGTTGATGCAACCGTTTTGTTGGCAGGTGTGATTGGGGGCTTGGGGGGTGCTCAATGTCGCACGGTCGCAGCCCATGCTGTTCATAATGGGTTGACCCATCTCCCTGCCAGTCATGGCACCCTGCATGGCGAGAAAGTTGCCTATGGCATTCTGGTACAGCTCCGTCTGGAAGAGTTAATTCAGGGAAACCAACTGGCTGCCACTGCTCGCCAACAACTTTTGAAGTTTTACGCCGAGATAGGGTTACCCTGTAGTCTGCATGATCTTGGACTTTCTCAGGTATCCCTTGCCGATCTGGAGCATGCTGCCGCGATCGCCTGCGCCGAAAAATCTGATATTCATTACCTTCCCTTTCCAGTTAACCCAACTCAACTATTGGCAGCGATGGTGTCAACTACAGCACCCTGCCAAAGTGTGAAACGCTGGGGAGAAGAAGGGATGGAACATCAAGAAAGCGAGGTGCAGGCATGA
- a CDS encoding hypothetical protein (IMG reference gene:2510095730) has product MSSGYGASVTVNDFATQAKTIADIIVYVWLFSLAIALALGKNLNEIGFTFRTLPGFWSPPVSASINRTERVFANAEMFLLLGTLLLLRGTRDLVIVTLIALLVDCLNGLLFPKSARFFSSSNILFSYLGFLLLRGYFEPAIVAILVTILVGCVCSWMLWGMVPISGDSVWKARLISFLGGVLAARFLDGIAALFPVSQLW; this is encoded by the coding sequence GTGTCAAGTGGTTATGGAGCATCGGTGACAGTTAACGATTTCGCAACACAAGCCAAAACAATCGCAGACATCATTGTGTATGTCTGGCTATTTTCGTTAGCGATCGCACTGGCTTTAGGGAAAAACCTCAATGAAATAGGTTTCACCTTTCGCACCTTGCCAGGTTTTTGGAGTCCTCCGGTTTCAGCTTCCATTAATCGGACTGAGCGAGTGTTTGCTAATGCCGAAATGTTTTTACTTTTGGGAACCCTGCTTTTGCTACGGGGAACTCGTGACTTGGTGATCGTCACCTTGATCGCTTTACTGGTGGATTGTCTAAATGGGCTATTGTTTCCCAAGTCTGCCAGGTTTTTTAGCAGCAGCAATATTTTATTTAGCTATTTAGGCTTTTTGCTGCTGCGGGGATATTTTGAACCCGCGATCGTGGCAATTTTGGTCACGATTCTTGTGGGGTGTGTGTGTAGCTGGATGCTGTGGGGAATGGTGCCGATTAGCGGAGATTCTGTCTGGAAAGCCCGCCTCATTAGCTTTCTGGGCGGTGTGTTAGCTGCTCGCTTTCTAGATGGGATTGCGGCTCTTTTCCCAGTTAGCCAGCTCTGGTAA
- a CDS encoding CBS domain-containing protein (IMG reference gene:2510095731~PFAM: CBS domain; Domain of unknown function DUF21; Transporter associated domain): MNVATDLGLILMLIGVNAFFAAAEIALVSANPVRMRMMAEEGNRSARRVLAAMEDSTRFLATVQIGITLAGFFTSATAATNLSAPVTEMLEPVLKEAAASVSLILITTVIAFISLVLGELVPKRLGLRNAEAIALASINPIRWLGKIAAPIVKFLSICTNIILRLTGNPVIDTEESVSTEEIKAMVDSARAGGSVGEQERRIIHGAVELSNVTARAIMVPRVQIQYLKTTTSLEEAYQVAAENAHTRLPVCEGDLDHIVGILHVKDLIRPLPELREHPPSIAELVRPVHSVPETKPVHDLLEEMKKNRLHLVIVRDEFGGTAGLVTLEDVLEEIVGEIRDEYDAEEEREFRQIGEHEGIFKIRASIATVNNELNLELPREDAATLAGLFLEDLQRPPEPGDRLQVNDVLLTVLEDGQRVRVAVVPMPTTESDDD, translated from the coding sequence ATGAACGTCGCAACTGATTTGGGGCTCATCCTAATGTTGATCGGGGTGAATGCCTTTTTTGCCGCCGCAGAAATTGCGCTTGTATCTGCGAATCCTGTACGCATGAGAATGATGGCAGAGGAGGGAAATCGATCAGCACGGCGAGTGCTCGCTGCAATGGAAGATAGCACTCGGTTTCTAGCAACAGTTCAAATTGGGATTACGCTGGCAGGCTTTTTCACCTCAGCAACGGCTGCGACAAATCTTTCTGCCCCAGTCACCGAAATGTTGGAACCCGTACTCAAAGAGGCGGCTGCATCGGTTTCACTGATTCTCATTACAACTGTCATCGCTTTTATCAGCTTAGTTTTGGGTGAATTGGTGCCTAAGCGTCTGGGACTTCGCAATGCTGAAGCGATCGCCCTTGCCTCAATCAATCCCATTCGCTGGTTAGGCAAAATCGCCGCCCCAATCGTCAAGTTCTTAAGCATCTGCACCAACATTATTTTGAGACTCACAGGCAACCCGGTGATTGATACAGAAGAAAGCGTTAGCACTGAAGAAATTAAAGCGATGGTTGATTCCGCACGGGCAGGCGGATCGGTGGGCGAACAGGAACGTCGCATCATTCACGGTGCAGTAGAACTGAGTAATGTCACCGCTCGTGCCATCATGGTGCCGCGGGTTCAAATTCAGTACTTAAAAACCACGACCTCTTTAGAAGAAGCCTATCAAGTTGCGGCGGAAAACGCCCACACCCGACTCCCTGTTTGCGAAGGCGATCTGGATCATATTGTTGGCATTCTGCATGTCAAAGACTTAATTCGCCCGCTGCCAGAACTGAGAGAGCATCCCCCATCGATTGCCGAACTAGTGCGCCCAGTACATTCTGTACCCGAAACTAAGCCTGTTCACGACCTACTGGAAGAAATGAAAAAAAACCGCCTGCATCTGGTGATTGTGCGGGATGAATTTGGTGGCACTGCTGGATTAGTCACATTGGAAGACGTGCTGGAAGAAATTGTGGGGGAAATTCGAGATGAATACGACGCGGAAGAAGAGCGGGAATTTCGCCAAATTGGTGAACATGAGGGCATTTTCAAAATTCGCGCCAGCATCGCCACGGTGAATAATGAACTGAATCTGGAGCTTCCCCGCGAAGATGCTGCCACCCTGGCTGGATTATTTCTAGAAGATTTGCAGCGTCCCCCTGAACCTGGCGATCGCCTCCAGGTCAATGATGTGTTGCTTACCGTGTTGGAAGATGGACAGCGAGTGCGGGTGGCGGTGGTGCCAATGCCCACTACTGAATCAGACGATGATTAA
- a CDS encoding hypothetical protein (IMG reference gene:2510095732) yields MSGDFEKNSLDWQLHLWQIRIAEWVERLFQSSNNNPSLPNWSFPEWLLQRLFWALAIALSLWALWQLYSILAPYLGTSILANSQQPTATTSHPERRTTAEWHQRSRLLAQQGNYREACRALYQATLQHLDIAGLIPGEASRTDGEYLRRLQTLPNPHPYQILIRTHEQLCFSHMEVTQETFEHCEQAYREIETL; encoded by the coding sequence ATGTCTGGTGATTTTGAGAAAAACAGTCTAGATTGGCAACTTCATCTCTGGCAAATCCGCATTGCCGAATGGGTTGAGCGACTCTTTCAGTCTTCTAACAACAACCCAAGTCTGCCCAACTGGTCGTTTCCAGAATGGCTATTGCAGAGATTATTCTGGGCGCTCGCCATCGCCCTAAGCCTGTGGGCACTGTGGCAACTTTATTCTATCCTGGCTCCTTATTTAGGAACCAGCATCCTGGCAAACAGCCAACAGCCAACAGCCACAACTTCACACCCAGAAAGGCGAACCACCGCTGAGTGGCACCAGCGATCGCGATTGCTAGCGCAGCAAGGCAACTATCGAGAAGCATGTCGTGCTCTGTATCAAGCAACCTTGCAACATCTAGATATCGCAGGGCTGATTCCTGGAGAAGCCAGCCGCACCGATGGCGAATATCTTCGTCGGCTGCAAACCCTGCCCAATCCTCACCCTTACCAGATTTTGATCCGCACCCATGAGCAGTTGTGCTTTAGCCATATGGAGGTGACTCAAGAAACCTTTGAACACTGTGAGCAGGCTTACC
- a CDS encoding hypothetical protein (IMG reference gene:2510095726) — translation MTQTIESLFDEGIERYKAGEAPEALIPVFKEVCDRAPKSSSAWTCLAWLYLLTDKPLKAYEAAQKAVKLNPQDPQARVNLALAMLDADKKGVRQHIELVQQIILVAAELREEIEQNIQDGLARKPGWKSLERVNAWLFE, via the coding sequence ATGACTCAGACTATCGAATCACTTTTTGATGAGGGAATTGAGCGCTATAAGGCAGGAGAAGCCCCAGAAGCATTGATTCCAGTCTTCAAAGAAGTGTGCGATCGCGCTCCTAAAAGTAGTTCTGCCTGGACATGTCTCGCCTGGTTATACTTGCTTACTGATAAGCCGCTCAAAGCCTATGAAGCTGCCCAAAAAGCAGTTAAGCTTAATCCGCAAGACCCGCAAGCCCGGGTAAACTTGGCACTGGCAATGCTGGATGCTGATAAGAAAGGCGTGCGCCAACACATCGAACTCGTGCAACAAATTATTTTGGTAGCGGCTGAACTGCGGGAAGAAATTGAACAAAACATTCAAGATGGCTTGGCTCGTAAACCTGGTTGGAAAAGCTTGGAACGGGTAAACGCCTGGTTGTTTGAATAA
- a CDS encoding aspartate/tyrosine/aromatic aminotransferase (IMG reference gene:2510095729~PFAM: Aminotransferase class I and II) yields MSLDWITPADRLKTLPPYVFARLDELKARAKEQGLDLIDLGMGNPDGATPQPVVDAAIAALRDSSNHGYPPFEGTAGFRQAITEWYERRYNVKLDPDSEALPLLGSKEGLTHLALAYVNPGDVVLVPSPAYPAHFRGPLIAGANIYSIILKPEDDWVINLKTIPDEVAERAKILYFNYPSNPTAATAPRQFFEEIVAFARRFNILLVHDLCYAELAFDGYQPTSLLEIPGAIDISVEFHTMSKTYNMAGWRVGFVVGNRHVVQGLRTLKTNLDYGIFRVLQTAAQTALQLPDVYLHEVQARYRTRRDFLIQGLAELGWTIPKTRATMYLWVPCPPGVSSTDFALSVLQQTGVVVTPGNAFGAGGEGYVRISLIAECDRLGEVLRRLKQAGITYDSGAELAASLQGKK; encoded by the coding sequence ATGAGTTTGGACTGGATAACCCCGGCAGATCGATTAAAAACTTTGCCCCCTTACGTATTTGCCCGATTAGATGAACTAAAGGCACGCGCAAAAGAGCAGGGGCTGGATCTAATTGATCTGGGCATGGGAAATCCAGATGGTGCCACTCCACAGCCGGTGGTAGATGCGGCGATCGCGGCTCTGCGAGATTCATCGAATCATGGTTACCCCCCTTTTGAAGGCACAGCAGGATTTCGCCAAGCCATTACCGAATGGTACGAACGGCGCTACAACGTTAAGCTTGATCCAGACAGTGAAGCCCTGCCACTGTTGGGATCGAAAGAGGGGTTAACTCATCTGGCACTGGCATACGTGAATCCAGGAGATGTGGTATTGGTCCCCAGCCCAGCTTATCCTGCTCACTTTCGCGGTCCCTTAATTGCTGGAGCGAACATCTACAGCATCATCCTGAAGCCGGAAGATGATTGGGTCATCAACCTCAAAACCATCCCAGATGAAGTAGCGGAACGGGCTAAGATTCTTTATTTCAATTACCCTAGCAACCCGACGGCCGCAACCGCTCCCCGCCAATTTTTTGAGGAGATCGTAGCATTTGCGCGGCGCTTCAATATTTTGCTAGTGCATGATTTATGTTATGCCGAGCTGGCATTTGATGGGTATCAACCTACAAGCCTGCTAGAAATTCCGGGTGCAATCGATATCAGTGTCGAATTCCACACCATGTCCAAAACCTACAATATGGCAGGCTGGCGTGTTGGTTTTGTCGTGGGCAATCGGCATGTGGTGCAGGGCTTGCGAACACTCAAAACTAACTTGGATTATGGCATTTTTCGGGTGCTGCAAACGGCGGCTCAAACAGCACTGCAACTCCCAGATGTGTATCTGCATGAAGTACAGGCACGCTATCGGACTCGTCGCGATTTCTTGATTCAGGGGTTAGCAGAATTGGGATGGACTATCCCTAAAACCAGAGCCACGATGTATTTGTGGGTTCCTTGCCCACCCGGAGTTAGTTCCACAGATTTTGCTCTGTCTGTGCTGCAGCAAACAGGGGTTGTGGTCACGCCAGGAAATGCTTTTGGGGCAGGGGGAGAAGGCTATGTGCGCATTAGCCTAATCGCCGAGTGCGATCGCCTGGGAGAAGTGCTGCGCCGTTTGAAACAAGCAGGTATTACTTATGACTCAGGCGCTGAACTAGCAGCCAGTTTACAAGGAAAGAAATAA
- a CDS encoding Iron-sulfur cluster assembly accessory protein (IMG reference gene:2510095725~PFAM: Iron-sulphur cluster biosynthesis~TIGRFAM: Iron-sulfur cluster assembly accessory protein), with translation MTQATQAQQRGIQMTDAALKHVLMLREKQGTDLCLRVGVRGGGCSGMSYTMNFEDPTNIQETDEVYDYEGFKVVCDPKSLLYLYGLVLDYSDALIGGGFQFTNPNANQTCGCGKSFSA, from the coding sequence ATGACACAAGCAACTCAGGCTCAACAGAGAGGCATTCAGATGACAGATGCTGCCCTTAAGCATGTTTTGATGTTGCGGGAGAAGCAAGGAACCGACCTCTGTTTACGGGTAGGTGTGCGAGGTGGAGGCTGCTCTGGAATGTCGTATACGATGAATTTTGAAGATCCTACCAACATTCAAGAGACTGACGAGGTCTACGACTACGAGGGGTTCAAAGTTGTGTGTGACCCAAAGAGTCTGCTGTATTTGTACGGTTTAGTGCTGGACTACAGCGACGCGTTGATTGGCGGTGGCTTCCAGTTTACAAACCCTAACGCCAATCAGACCTGCGGTTGTGGCAAGTCCTTTTCAGCCTAA
- a CDS encoding protein of unknown function DUF2518 (IMG reference gene:2510095727~PFAM: Protein of function (DUF2518)), whose amino-acid sequence MFSTEQLITYARWSGYFTIFCAVIAVLGWLLKWGIRFRLVGITGFMTVLTGGLFALSLGLYVRPTIPDAIRFACVFDTGGTSVVISVPPTVTETQLRATLEQAALDLYSPGRLSQGTDKMTIRARTVLHPEPGISKLVYLGQVQRSLLSRDNAQLEIQLDSAQLAQLPQPTA is encoded by the coding sequence ATGTTCTCCACTGAGCAACTAATTACCTACGCCCGGTGGTCGGGTTATTTCACGATTTTCTGTGCAGTGATTGCGGTGTTGGGATGGCTGCTGAAGTGGGGCATCCGCTTTCGCCTGGTTGGCATTACCGGGTTTATGACTGTCTTGACTGGTGGCTTGTTTGCTCTTAGCTTAGGGCTTTATGTGCGTCCCACAATTCCAGATGCCATCCGCTTTGCTTGCGTGTTCGACACAGGTGGCACAAGTGTTGTGATTTCAGTTCCACCGACTGTCACGGAGACTCAACTGCGAGCAACTCTGGAGCAAGCTGCTCTGGATCTCTATTCCCCCGGTCGGTTGTCTCAAGGAACTGATAAGATGACAATTCGGGCAAGAACGGTATTGCATCCAGAACCAGGGATTTCCAAACTGGTTTATCTGGGACAGGTGCAGCGATCGCTTCTCTCTCGGGACAACGCTCAACTAGAAATTCAACTTGATTCAGCCCAACTGGCTCAACTTCCCCAGCCAACTGCATAA